From a single Maylandia zebra isolate NMK-2024a linkage group LG3, Mzebra_GT3a, whole genome shotgun sequence genomic region:
- the LOC112432132 gene encoding neuroligin-2, which yields MLEFLYDDFEELVGELLNYDILIGVNQGEGLKFVDDSEDNDGISAAAFDYTISNFVDNLYGYPEGEDATSWAPNLSVGVSDRSACEPLTARPQSQFLTHFLFTDHQWVAPAVATAKLHAEFQSPVYFYTFYHHCQTETRPEWADAAHGDEIPYVFGVPMIGATDLLPCNFSKNDVMLSAVVMTYWTNFAKTGDPNLPVPQDTKFIHTKPNRFEEVIWTKFNWKDKQYLHIGLKPRVRDNYRANKVAFWLELVPHLHSLHDVLFPTTTRSPAGRDPGTMRPRNNVPRTTRHPYPTFPSDPEPEGSERPPQDLFPRHTRDYSTELSVTVAVGASLFFLNILAFAALYYKRDKRHEMRRHRLSPQRGGPANDLAHSQEEEIMSLQMKDWEHDAHHDMEPLRPHDILRPACPPDYTLALRRAPDNVPLMKPNTITVIPSTITSMQPLHAFNTFPSTGHNNTLPHPHSTTRV from the exons ATGTTGGAGTTTCTATACGATGACTTTGAAGAGCTTGTG GGGGAGCTCCTAAACTATGACATCCTGATAGGAGTGAACCAGGGAGAGGGGCTGAAGTTTGTGGACGACAGTGAGGACAACGACGGCATCTCAGCTGCGGCGTTCGACTACACCATCTCCAACTTTGTTGACAACCTCTACGGCTACCCAGAGGGTGAGGACGCCACCTCT TGGGCTCCCAATCTCAGTGTCGGTGTTTCTGACAGATCGGCCTGCGAACCCCTCACAGCCAGACCACAGTCACA atttctcactcacttcctgtttacggACCACCAGTGGGTGGCACCAGCTGTGGCCACTGCCAAACTCCATGCTGAGTTTCAGTCCCCAGTTTACTTTTACACGTTCTACCACCACTGCCAAACCGAGACGCGGCCCGAGTGGGCCGACGCCGCGCACGGAGACGAGATACCTTACGTGTTCGGCGTACCGATGATCGGTGCCACGGACCTGCTCCCGTGCAACTTCTCCAAGAACGATGTGATGCTGAGCGCTGTGGTCATGACTTACTGGACTAACTTCGCAAAGACTGG GGACCCCAACCTGCCCGTCCCTCAGGACACCAAGTTCATTCATACCAAGCCCAACCGCTTCGAGGAGGTCATCTGGACCAAGTTCAACTGGAAGGACAAGCAGTACCTTCACATCGGTTTGAAACCTCGTGTCAGAGACAACTACAGAGCTAACAAAGTGGCCTTTTGGCTGGAATTAGTCCCTCATCTTCACAGCCTGCACGACGTGCTCTTTCCCACCACTACGCGCTCCCCCGCAGGCCGTGACCCCGGCACCATGAGGCCCAGAAACAACGTTCCTCGAACCACTCGTCATCCTTACCCTACCTTCCCATCAGATCCTGAGCCCGAGGGCTCAGAGCGCCCGCCCCAGGACCTCTTTCCCAGACACACCCGCGACTACTCCACCGAACTGAGCGTGACAGTTGCAGTTGGAGCGTCGCTCTTCTTCCTCAACATCCTGGCCTTCGCCGCCCTTTACTACAAGCGTGACAAGCGGCACGAGATGCGCCGGCACCGGCTGTCCCCTCAGCGGGGCGGCCCCGCCAACGACCTGGCTCACAGCCAGGAGGAGGAGATCATGTCCCTGCAGATGAAGGACTGGGAGCACGACGCTCACCACGACATGGAGCCCCTGCGACCCCACGACATCCTGCGGCCCGCCTGCCCTCCCGACTACACCCTGGCGCTGCGCCGCGCCCCCGACAACGTGCCGCTGATGAAGCCAAACACCATCACCGTGATCCCCAGCACCATCACCAGCATGCAGCCTCTTCACGCCTTCAACACATTCCCCTCCACCGGCCACAACAACACCCTGCCCCACCCCCACTCCACCACCAGGGTATAG